The Brachypodium distachyon strain Bd21 chromosome 4, Brachypodium_distachyon_v3.0, whole genome shotgun sequence nucleotide sequence TGAATCATACAAGAATAGAATTACTATATGGCACTTCTCAAGTATAAAAACAACAAGTCAATATGGAAGGCTCAGACTAACCTCGTCACGAGTTGACAGATACAGGGTTTGGATATTTGGTGCAATGGATGGAACCCTCGTAATGGCATGGTATAACATACCAGACTCACTGAAAGAACCAATTTGTATTTCTCTCACTTGCAACGAAGCTCCAAGTGAGATATGTATTGCACGCCCATTAAAGTTGAAAGTTGAGAGATTTGGTGCATTGATGTCAATCACCTCTAGCATCATGCAACTCATCACGTCCAGGAGATTAAGCCGCAAAAGCAGACAGGGTGCCTTCAAGAAAATCATATCATCACAACCCGAAAGGCACAATTGCTCCAAAGAACAAGAGTTGGACATGAAACAAGATAGTTCCTCCCCAGTAATGTGAACTGAATTCAAATCCACCCTTGTCAAGCTACTACTCATGGAACCAACTTGCACCACCGAGTGAAAGGAACAACCCCCAAGGAAAATAGACTGAATTGAGCTTCCGGTCTCGCTAGATAAAAGGGAACATGGGAAGTTGTACTCAAACTTGTCGCCTCGGGTCATTTGTAGTGCCAATTTTTTAACTCCGGTTCTAATAGCAACTTGAAGCCAGCGGTCAACATAACTAGGGTGTAGATTCGAACAAGGATAGGTTGAAAGTTTAAATATCTTCAAACCTTGGCAAGTGCGATTGTGCATAATGTTGTCAACTCTACTGATAAATTCCCTTGTCATTACACCTTTAGATGCATCTTCGTTTATTCCTAGTGTACTAACATTAAGGACAAGTTTGGGATAGCATCTCCAAGAATTCAGAAAACCACGAGATACACAAGCAGCACGAGCAGCATCTTGCAAAAGCATGTGAGCATGTATCTGATGAAGGATGTCCTGCAAAACAAGCATCGAAGGAAAAAACATTAGATAATAATTGCAGCAATAATGCTTCCATGATATGAACAGTATGGCAAATTAACATCTAATTGGTTAATAAAAGATTGTATAGATGCACCACTGATTCATACTGTCTGAATGCATCCAGTGCTTGCTGTGAGGAtgttcaattttatttttttgcttacAGTTGAACTGTTTATCAGGATATCATACATTCATACCACTGGAAGCTGGACCCATGACCCCATTGCTTCAGCACATTGAgaatcttcatcttcttcacaGGGTGAACCATTTATTTGGGGGGCCAAAGAAGTAGGTCCATCATCTACAATTTTGCTAGTATGGTCAGAATTCATAAACTCATTATGCAGGAGAATAATGTCATAAAAGTACCAAAATCTTCTGGGGCATATTTGCACAC carries:
- the LOC100843086 gene encoding uncharacterized protein LOC100843086, whose translation is MEMLDLRKVPSMKGQPPRFNRKTHDTPKIIDEAFASPDADYWKEAIRSEMDSIMANDDGPTSLAPQINGSPCEEDEDSQCAEAMGSWVQLPVDILHQIHAHMLLQDAARAACVSRGFLNSWRCYPKLVLNVSTLGINEDASKGVMTREFISRVDNIMHNRTCQGLKIFKLSTYPCSNLHPSYVDRWLQVAIRTGVKKLALQMTRGDKFEYNFPCSLLSSETGSSIQSIFLGGCSFHSVVQVGSMSSSLTRVDLNSVHITGEELSCFMSNSCSLEQLCLSGCDDMIFLKAPCLLLRLNLLDVMSCMMLEVIDINAPNLSTFNFNGRAIHISLGASLQVREIQIGSFSESGMLYHAITRVPSIAPNIQTLYLSTRDETVNTPMVLRRFLQLKYLEIELFTPNYSPDYDFYSLVSFLDASPALETFILRVSTHLSLYKL